In Mus musculus strain C57BL/6J chromosome 1, GRCm38.p6 C57BL/6J, a single genomic region encodes these proteins:
- the Poglut2 gene encoding protein O-glucosyltransferase 2 precursor, translated as MFSISLLSCLFLGTVPALAQTGGERRLSPEKSEIWGPGLKAHVVLPARYFYIRAVDTSGEQFTSSPGEKVFQVKISAPDEQFTRVGVQVLDRKDGSFIVRYRMYASYRNLKIEVKHHGQHVAESPYVLRGPVYHENCDCPLEDSAAWLREMNCSETISQIQKDLAHFPTVDPEKIAAEIPKRFGQRQSLCHYTLKDNKVYIKTHGEHVGFRIFMDAILLSLTRKVRMPDVEFFVNLGDWPLEKKKSNSNIQPIFSWCGSTESRDIVMPTYDLTDSVLETMGRVSLDMMSVQANTGPPWESKNSTAVWRGRDSRKERLELVKLSRKHPELIDAAFTNFFFFKHDESLYGPIVKHISFFDFFKHKYQINIDGTVAAYRLPYLLVGDSVVLKQDSIYYEHFYNELQPWKHYIPVKSNLSDLLEKLKWAKEHDAEAKKIAKAGQEFARNNLMGDDIFCYYFKLFQGYANLQVSEPQIREGMKRVEPQSEDDLFPCTCHRRKAKDEL; from the exons ATGTTCAGCATTTCGCTGCTTTCCTGCCTTTTTCTGGGGACTGTGCCAGCACTTGCCCAGACCGGCGGAGAGAGGAGGCTGAGCCCAGAGAAGAGCGAAATATGGGGACCCGGGCTAAAAGCACACGTGGTCCTTCCTGCCCGCTATTTCTACATTCGGGCGGTGGATACCTCAGGGGAACA GTTTACATCTTCTCCAGGTGAAAAGGTGTTCCAGGTTAAAATCTCAGCACCCGATGAGCAGTTCACGAGAGTTGGTGTCCAGGTTTTAGATCGAAAGGACGGTTCCTTCATAGTAAGATACAGAATGTATGCCAGCTACAGAAATCTGAAGATAGAGGTTAAACACCATGGGCAACATGTTGCCGAGTCTCCTTATGTTTTAAGAG GACCAGTTTACCATGAGAACTGTGACTGTCCTTTGGAAGACAGTGCAGCCTGGCTACGGGAGATGAACTGTTCGGAAACAATCTCTCAGATTCAGAAAGATCTGGCACATTTCCCTACTGTTGATCCTGAAAAGATTGCAGCAGAAATCCCAAAACGATTTGGGCAGAGGCAAAGCCTGTGTCACTATACCTTAAAGGACAATAAG GTTTATATCAAGACTCATGGTGAGCACGTTGGCTTTAGGATTTTCATGGATGCAATACTACTTTCATTGACTAGAAAG GTGAGGATGCCAGATGTGgaattttttgttaatttgggagACTGgcctttggaaaaaaagaaatccaactcCAACATTCAGCCGATCTTTTCCTGGTGTGGCTCCACAGAGTCCAGGGATATTGTGATGCCTACCTACGACCTGACTGACTCTGTTCTAGAAACCATGGGCCG AGTAAGTCTGGATATGATGTCGGTGCAAGCTAACACAGGGCCTCCCTGGGAAAGTAAGAATTCCACAGCTGTCTGGAGGGGCCGAGACAGCCGCAAAGAGAGACTAGAGCTGGTGAAGCTTAGCAGAAAACACCCAGAGCTCATCGATGCTGCTTTCAcaaattttttcttctttaaacatGACGAAAGCCTGTATGGGCCCATCGTGAAACACATTTCATTTTTTGATTTCTTCAAG CACAAGTATCAGATAAATATTGATGGCACTGTGGCAGCGTACCGATTGCCCTACCTGCTGGTGGGTGACAGTGTCGTTCTGAAGCAGGACTCCATCTACTATGAACACTTTTACAATGAGCTGCAGCCCTGGAAACATTACATTCCAGTCAAAAGTAACCTAAGCGATCTGCTAGAAAAGCTCAAGTGGGCAAAAGAGCATGATGCAGAG GCCAAGAAGATAgcaaaagcaggacaagaatttGCGAGAAATAATCTAATGGGTGATGATATATTCTGTTATTACTTCAAACTGTTCCAG GGCTATGCAAATTTACAAGTGAGCGAGCCCCAAATTCGAGAGGGTATGAAGAGGGTAGAGCCACAATCCG